In Salmo salar unplaced genomic scaffold, Ssal_v3.1, whole genome shotgun sequence, a single genomic region encodes these proteins:
- the LOC123739893 gene encoding twisted gastrulation protein homolog 1-A — FIVCVCVCVLQELCQCRPSDGNCSCCKECMLCLGTLWEDCCDCVGMCNPKNYSDTPATSKSTVEELHRPIPSLFRALTEGDAPINMMVVSFPVAEELSHHENLVSFLETLDDQHQNISLPANSIHGNYDIQDNMCTVVYFDDCVSIRQCKLYCESMGGSKYRWFHNACCQCVGPECLDYGSKAVKCMNCLF, encoded by the exons tttattgtgtgtgtgtgtgtgtgtgtgttgcaggagctGTGTCAGTGTCGTCCATCCGACGGGAACTGTTCATGTTGTAAGGAGTGTATGCTCTGTCTGGGGACACTGTGGGAGGACTGCTGTGACTGTGTTG GGATGTGTAACCCTAAGAACTACAGTGATACTCCGGCCAcctccaagagcacagtggaggAACTCCATCGACCAATCCCCTCGCTGTTCCGAGCCCTCACGGAGGGCGACGCCCCTATCAACATGATGGTGGTGTCCTTCCCCGTTGCCGAGGAACTATCTCACCATGAGAACCTGGTCTCCTTCCTAGAGACGCTTGACGACCAGCACCAGAACATATCTCTCCCCGCCAACAGCATCCACGGCAACTACGACATTCAAG ATAACATGTGTACGGTGGTCTACTTTGACGACTGCGTATCCATCCGCCAGTGTAAACTATACTGTGAGTCGATGGGAGGGTCGAAGTACCGCTGGTTTCACAACGCCTGCTGTCAGTGCGTCGGCCCGGAGTGTCTGGACTACGGCAGCAAGGCTGTTAAGTGCATGAACTGTCTGTTCTGA